cacacacacacacacacactcatattatatatatagaggTGCTCAAATGAGAACTCATGTTATTATGAGAACTGAGATCTAATCTCATCCATTgaatttatattaatttttaaatctCCACCCATTTTTTTTCTACCCCTCCTATTTTTTTCTTTCTCATGTACCTTGATAAACATAGGCTCTCTCACTCATCTGCTCACACAATAACACCATCTTATTTTTCCGACTTGATTCAAAACTATTATGCAATCTACACCACCACCCACTTGTactttatatatacatatatacatacaattaTATCTTTATTTTAACTCTGATTTCGACCCAAAAATTGAAAATTCAATCAAAAAATTAATTGGTAATTATGATTGGCGATGGTAATGGTGAATATGTCATCGTTGAAGACGTGGTGGCAACATATCTGAAGAAATAAGGATGCTTATAGATATGGTTAAGTTATCAAATACGATGGTGAATTTATTTGAGTTTTGGTGATTTTAGTTCATTTTATCATTTATGTtgatttttttaatgattttgaGGATGAATTTCGGTGATTCTGAGACTTGTGTTTACGAAGATCATGTAAACGATAATGATTTTGGTGGTGGTTGGAAGTAGTCGTAATGTGATAGTTAGTGATTAGTGGTAATTTTGGTGGTTCCGGTTACAAAATCGATTAACAAAatcagaataacaaaatcagcaaaGTAATAGCATGGCCTGCACAACAAAAGATTAATAAAATCAAGATAAGGTTGCAAGAAAATTTCAATAGTTAAGGAATTATATGTCCAACATGATGAAAACACATACCTGGCCTGCATAAAATTAATAGGTTCCATCATACACTCAATTACAATAAAGGGAACATTTTGATTTTAATGATTTACAATTGCTAACCACTCAAAGGGACATGGCAAACCTGCCGGTACTACTACACTTTAAGTAAGGGAAATATGATGAGTGAATGGAGACGCAACCCATATTTATTCAATATAGGTTAAAGTAAAGTTTATTAGGGAAAAACTTGTGTTCGGTTGGATCATTGGCTTCCACCCCGTTCAACATGAATTACAATGAAATTTCAATACAAAAAATTTTAGAACCTCATTCATATTTCCGTTATTGAAATCCCATACTCCATAATCCAAGAGACCCCTAAATTTACAAACTAAATAAGCCACTAAAGAAAAGGGTTCCTCTGCATTCATAGCCATATGAGCTTTCTCTGCTCCTTATAAATGAAAAATGCAGAGTAATTGATTTTTATACATATCTTATGTTATAAAATGCATACTATAACATCCAAGCCCACAACCGAATGCGTACCGGACCCAACAACCCACCATAAGTCAGTCCGAAAAAGCTAGCgatttggtacacattagttgttgacttgtatctataaaggtcccaaacactcttattcttatcgatgtgGGATATTACAAACACCCCCTCTTATAAACTCGACGTCCTCGTCGAGCCCACAAATACACATACGGAACCCAGGCAGTGTCTCAGCACTTCCGGGCGGgcagagctctgataccatttataacATCAAAGCCCACAACCGAATGTGTACCGGACCCAACATCCCACCACATGTCAGTCCGAAAAAGCTAGCgatttggtacacattagttgttgacttgtatctataaaggtctcaaacactcttattcttatcgatgtgggatgttacaCATACATATGCGACTAAATAGATAGAATAATCCTTAATTTGGAAAGCTACTAACAGGCTTATATAAACCACTTAATTATAATTTATAGCAGTTAACACATTAAAATAGACAATTAACCGAGACTCGTATCCACACAAGTATAACTAAAATTTGAacataaaacatatatatacacaaaaCACAAGTATAATATCATATTAATATAGAATCATAGATTCATAATTGATACTTGTTCAGctggttgttgttgttgctgaGGAATTTCATTCTCAGACATGATTTGTGTGGTTGAATCGTTGAGAAAAATACTACAGATCTAAATTTATTCTACATACATAATTTGTGTGCTTGTAATAAGTTTAGTGTTTACGAACTGTGAATTTGTGTCCGTGAGAGTGCCCTAATCTGTAAACACTTTAGGGCGTAGATACTAGATATTCTGGGCTCAGGACCAAAAAAAGTAGGTAAGACCCATTATATTAGATGATTACAATTCGATAAGCCCTATAAACTATACACTTATACATTTTAAAAAATTCTGaaataatatattaattatacatgtgaaatataataattatttattaatattagtAACTGATTCGGTATGGTTTTTATCGGTTTAGTTGGAATGCATAATCGGAACCGAGCCATTTAAATCGGTTCGATTTTTTGTTTTTCGATTTCGGTTTCACCTCGGTTTTTTCCGATTTCGGTTCACTTTTggttttaaattgattttttgcTCATCCCTAGTGAATTCTATCAAATATGATATTTGTTGTTTTAAGGATGACGACAACGATGGTCGGAACAGATCAAATTCGAGATTGGTGAAACGGGAGGTGTGGTAAAGTGTTGTATATTTACATGTGTATCAGTGTTGGtttttagtaattttaatattACATGTTAGTGATTTTCATCATATATGTAAGTGATTCTTATAATATATATTTGTGATTTTATTACTAAATTACAATTGGAATTCTAGCGCTTATTGTTCAGAAAATGCTTAGATAGTAGTGTGTTAGTTCATGAACTTTTGTTCATGATATGTATGTTATAAATATTCTGTTAATAAATTTGTCACATAACATTTTTGTGCTAGGAGGCAAGAATGATTAATTATAAGTGGATAAAATTAACAGACTTTTACTTGCGTGTCTATTGTCCGCTAGCCGCCGCCTCCCCCCTCTCTCCCCTCTCCTAGGGTTTGTTCATTTTGAAGTAAATCGAGGGGCTTTCACTGGTTTTCTCCAGTGGAAAGCCCCGATCCCttcattttcttttatttctGGTTGATTTCTTTTCAATAAAACCCATTTTTTTGGGTATTTGTGTGTCTCTCATCTGGGAGTGTGTGTTTGcctctccttttggagtgtttgttatgtttttgttTTGTCATGCTTGGGTTAATCTGGTATTGGATCTGTTGAGGATGAAGTTGCtgatatttttggtgatctgcAAAACCTGTATCGAATCTGGGACGGTGAtgattattgcaagagctcaccttttacaaccaaagattgttcatcttttacgggtttacactttcggcatgtctatagctggtatccggcatgtagatagctgaGGTGCTTTCGGCATGTTTATAGCTggtatccggcatgtagatagctgggtGCCGCTTCTCCAATCTCATTTTATGTGATTATTGTTTCTGAACATTGGGTTAACCATAGTTTTTACgtgatatggtcaattgcgatgttgctaTCTTCAGAGATGCTAGTACAATTTGGATCGCTTGggatgtctttgatttcgtttttagcttcaagaatttttaaattctatgtgttaaacgatcaggaaATAAATCATCTAATTGattttagtatgttatttgttttatcacctggttgtatcgacagttgggggtttgtcccggctgtattatattcaatttaatgaaattttctgcatttgtcaaaaaaaaaaaattaacaaactTTTGAATCTTCCCTCATTTGATTTTATTACTCTAGATATGCTATAATACAGCAGGCTAAAAGTACATGTCAATAAAATTCAATATTTCCCATCTCATATTGTAAAAAAAAGTCAAATAATTTAGAAGTTAACCATATAAATATTACAAATAACATTTTTATCAATTAATTTCGTAATTTCACTATTTAATGTGATTATACGGTGATCTGAATAATCTTAAATAGttttttttcatttaatttttttattttaattattaaatttgataatttctaaattaatattaGTGATGCGTTAATTTTGAGGCGTTTTACTTCATAACTAATAGATGTTTTAAAGATATAGTGTCTTGAATAATTCTTTAATTTCACATTTTATGATTTAATGATTCCAATATTAATAGTTTGTATTAACAATAAAATTTATTATCATGACAGGTGAGTTGAATtaatttctaatttatattaaatttggtgatttttaatatttttaactAGTTTTATGTTTAAAAAATTTAGTGATTTGGAGGTTTATAACCAAATATCAATGAACTTTTATTAATCAAAACAGTTTACTGGATGATTTAATTAGTGAATTTAACAATTTAATATtagtatttttattttaagatattcaattaattccatgatttatgattttatttatcataatttatatttaataattaagtgaTTTGTATacttaaaatttataaataagaCTTTTTGACTAAAAcaaatcaaattgtatttggaaAGGTTACAAAACATAAACAACTAATAATGTGTATTTTTAGTGTGCATTATTACAGTAAAAATGGTTAGTTGGCTGGTATATcattagagatgcacaaaaagttTGGGGGGGCCGAAAATCTggcccggcccgatccggtcaaaacccggtcagtcccggcccggtcaaagcccggtcCAGTCCCGGCCCGGGCTTCAGGCCTCGACGAGCCCTATATTTTTGGGCAAAGCCCGGGCTTCGGCCCGGTCCGACCCGATTAAAAACCCGAAAAAAGccggttataatctgattattctaatatattttcttatatatttataaattcacatttactctaaatataaataatactttaaacacatatatatttgcatatttgtgattaataatattatttatatacttcgttgcataaataatgaaaaaagatataataagtacactatatatatttggatatcatattatcataacaatgataaaacatattattctataaacatgtttattttttgccgaacttaaatgttttcaacgaagtaatgttctcataaaatattccatgtaaactaatacatttttacgatgatctagttgctaacatatgtatTCTTCGTaatctctaataatactcgatccgatttaaattagaaaaaaatccggcccgatccgatccggcccgaaaaaaagCCCTGTTAGGCCCATCTCGAGGGCCCAAACGAGCTCTGACATTTTCGGGAAATCCGGCCCAgcccggtcaaagtcaaagcccgaaaagcccagcccggcccggtcaaaacCCGTCCCAGTGgaccttttgtgcatctctataTATCATATTGTTTAGCCGTTCGTGAAAGGGAGGCCGATGGACCGGCCCGTTTTTAGTTTGTGTTAAATTGGTTTGTATTTGAGTATAACCCtagatattatatatataggGACAAAATTAAACAAATTGGTGAAATATGTACTTTTTAACCCATGAACAATGCTTGATTTAGTATTTCGATTGACGTATCCGTGTTTATTTAATTGAAACATGAAAGATAAGTGTGAGCTTGAGCAAATAAATGGTGCCAAGACTCCAAGAGTTTTATATGTATGACAGGCATGAGTGAGGTATTTATCTAATTTAGGAAACAACAATTAATAATATTGTGATAATTTATTACTTCCCCAGTCCCAAAATACAAGTTCGCATAACTtcacaaattatttttattttttttcaaaataaaagtatacatattaatttttaattaaaaaaatatttagaaaataatatgcAGAGTTATGATTTTTATACACTTTAAAATATGCCTTAAAAATAAAAAACTTATATTTTAGGACGAAGCGAGTATTTGAGAACGATTTACCATACTCTATTTTCTCATTTAATTTAGCTCCTTTGCACGTTCTCTTCTTTATATCGTTTCTATTTTTTCTGGTGCAACTTGCAACTGCTGTTTAACTTCTTCTAACCTCTTGCCCCACAAACAAGATTCTATATATACTATTCAAACACACTTTGATTTTCTGTCTTATATTTATCTCCATTCTCATCCTATAAATGTGTTACAAAAACCCTTCATTTATATATTTTCTCCACAGTAGTAGCTGAGGATTGATGGATACATCTTTTGCTTCTAAAGAAAATTTatcagaagatgaagattcagAAGAGAGTGGATGGACTTCATACTTTGATGAATTTTTTGCCAACCAAAAAAAGGAGCAATATTCGAGTAATTTTCAGGTCTCTGATGCTGCTTCTGGTGTGGTTGATCAGAAGAAATTCTCAGAGTCAGGTCGATTAGTTCAATCGACCTCGACTCTGACAAAGTTATCGAAGACGTTAGACTTCAAGAAAAGAAGCAAAGAAATTTTGTATGATGATTCTTTGGAAGACACTGCTAGTTCTCCTGTTAATAGCCCCAAGATCATGCAGGTGAACGCAAGTTCTTTATGAGTATCACATATGTGTTTGTTTTATGAAAATCAAAATTTTAAGTATTGGAAAGAAGGGTGTTCGTTGAATAACATAAGATCATGTTGAGCCTTATCACATATGTGTTTGTTTTATGAAAATCAAAATTTTAAGTATTGAAAAGAAGGGTGTTTGTCGAATAACATAAGATCATGTTGAGCCTTATCACATATGTATTTGTTTTATGAAAATCAAAATTTTTAAGTATTGAAAAGAAGGGTGTTCGTTGAATAACATAAGATCATGTTGAGTCTTACTCTATGTTTTAGGGCGACTGATTACTTAACGGTTTTAACTGTAGTAAACTTCTTTTGGCGGGCTGTATATAAATTACTCGAATTGTGTAGGTAGAAGGAGGTATTCCTGATCTTCGTCTAGATGGGCGGTTAGATGAAAAGACCGGTGGAGTGGTTAAGGAAGGAGAAGGAAATGATTGTAGAGCCTTGAAAAAACCAGGACTGTGCTTGTTTTCGATGTCCATGACAAGGAGCTAGTTTGGTTAGTTAACATGGATAATTTCTCTATGTAAATACTTGGAAGAAGAAATGCACTGTCTTGTTAATATGATTGCACATACACTTTGGTATCAATGCTAATACATCTTGACCTCCCGCAAGGGGTACAAGATCTCAACCACTGCACCAACACTTCGTTGGCTCCATTCATGTCTATGTTCGATGTTATAAATTAAACTCTGCAAGTCTGCAGGAAGAACTCGTACGTACTTGTTCGTAATATTGATACTAGTATTCATAATTTGAGTGAAAAATTAATCTTAAGTGATGCCGGAGTGTGAGAGGAGATGAAAAGTTCATCAGCTAATGCAACTGCATGTGCAGTAATAGAGAAGGTTTGATTATGGTAGGCTGTTGAATTGAAAACTTCTGTGGGAAGTGTAAATTTCAACTTGCTGATATACTCCCGTGTACAGAAGTCCAGGTCTCCAGGACCATGCATTCATCAACTCTTTTCTCATATTCACATGTATAACCGTAAAGACTTGCTTCTTTTGTCGGATCAGTGTGGCCCAGGCCTAAGTCGGACAACACCTGCGCCTATGATTTCAAAATTTACGAGATTATCATAGTAAAGACTTGCGTCTTCGTCGTAATTTGAGACGAACAAAATCTGCGCCTATGATTTCAAAAATTGACGAGATTATCATAGTAAAAACTTGCATGTTGGTCGTAGGTTGAGGCGAATAAAATCTGCCCTCTAAGCAGGGAATATTAATGAAACCAAACACCGTTTGaaaagaaaattcgaattaaactAAATGTGGGGTGTGCTAAAGTCCATACATCATAAACCATAAATTAAAGCATTACATGTTTAAAAAATGGAGCCACCATAGAAGATTAAGTATGGTTTAAGCAATCAAGATGCTCATAATCATATATATTCTTATTCCAACAGAATTTATGTTCCCTAATTATACCTACTACCTAGCACTAAAACTATGTAATATAACAAAAGAATGATTAGTGATTGTATTTTACTACCATGTTCTTCTGATAACCATGTGTTCGGGTCAGTTTATCATTACTTAACGATCGTAAACAATTGTGTTCTTCCGATTAACCATGTATTCGGGTCTGTTTATCATCACTTAACGATCGTAAATTACTACTACCTCCGTCCCGTTGAATAATATAAGTTCACTATTTGCACACATTTCGGGGTTTTTATAAAGTATAGTTTAAtaatgtttttttaaaattttctttttttaataaaagtttaaacataaaacttttattcaggaaaaaaaaattaaaaaaatattgtgGAGTTATGTTTTAAATGAGTATTGAAAAGTGTGTCAAAAAGTaatgtactccctccgtccctttcaattgtttacaatTTTTAGAGGGtctccgacacgcattttaaggtgcatataaagtatagttctgtaattttttttacaattttgtttttctgaataaaaattaaaatattcaacttttattcagaaaaagaaaattgtaaagaAAAGTTACATAACTATAATTTATATGCAACTTAAAATGCGTATCGGACACTCTCTCAAAAATGTAAGCAATCGAAATGGACGGAggaaatataaaattaaattggACAAAAGGAGTATGTTCTTGTGATTAAACAGGTGTTCGGGTCAGTTTATCGTAAGTAACAAGGTAGTTAGATTAGCGgaaattatactattaaattcATGTCTACAACTCCAACTAACTGGTTTGCGTTGCAGGCCATTCATTAAAATTAGTCAGGGATGTTTTAAAACGAAAGACCCCTCCATGTGCATCCTTATTAAAGTCAGGTCATATGTGAAAACAGAGATGACTACGTTTTGTTTAGGATCTTTAGTTGACTTTAGTATTTTTGTGCATATACAATTGTTTGAAAATATAACAGGTGGTAGTTTTGAGACTCGTTTTATATGACACTAGTTAGAAACTGATTTTTGGTGTGTTCATTTTGTTGAAGCTACTCTCGGCTGAGATGTTAATAAAGATCATTTTATCGAACTCAGTCCATTTTTTCAAGATGTCGGACTCAGTTTAGCTCTTCAAACACTTTTTTTTATCGTAGCTAGGGAACCCGCGGCCGATAAACTTCGAGTGCGTATTGGGTAAACCCCGGGGCTTACGCAATAatctgcaaaccacgtgaaccaagataaatcGCATTTAAGCGAAATGCTCTGATTCGgaagacataatcataaattctcttTCAGTAGAATTCGAAGCACTGTTTTTATCTTGACCTTAGGCAAAGAGGTATAAGAGCacaacaatttcagcaacacttATTCTCTTCATTTTGTTTCGAGTTCGCGTGTCACATACTTGACATTCAGACACTTATTTTAGGCCAAAAATACgtaaatttttcagaatattgccGAGTCCAATACATGGATACGAACCCGTGTCCGACACTCATACCCTAGTCCGGGTAACATTGTCCGGCACAACACAGTCCAATTTTTCAAGATGTCGGACTCAGTTAAGCTCTTAAAAAACTGTTTTTATTCTGAACCTCGCAAAGGAATAGAAGAACACAACCACTTCATCAACACTTTGTTAGCTAAACAgaattaaatattttcataattatgcTGCAGATTTTAATTACGTCTGGATTATAAACATATTTGGTTCTATGATCTTGATTTTGATGCGATACAAGAAATTATGAGATGCACTCATCTAGGTTGGAAAATTGTGTGAATAATATTTAAAAGAATCTGGTAATCAATCAAATTGTGATTAGTTCACGAGAAGGGGATTAGGCTAGGATAACAACCTTCCTAGGTGGCTTTTGCTTAGATTAAGCGAAAAAGTTGAATTTCctatataatttaaataaagagTGGGACCCTAGGTTTAGAGGGCAATACTTCATTAcaattttcatattttttattaaGTTTGTCACGCATTAAACACTAAGTTTTTAGTTGTGACGACCAACATGATGTTTGGTTATTAGTGACTTTTATGTGACTGGACTCCTCTTATTTTTATATCGGAGCGGTTTTGGACAGGAGACTAGATGGTTTGGGATTGAAAGGTGTTGACAGGAGTAAAAATGAGTTGATTTCATCTTTTCAGATAAGTTGTTCTACTTTTCCTTTATGGGTGTTCTCTTTTCAGAACTTAAAGCTTTATTGTCTAAGTTTCCGGAGCTGTCTTTCGATTAGATGATAAACTTTATTGTATGAAAAAAATTCCTTTTCTATTATATCTCGGTACAAATTATGTACGAGTATGTATCACCCTGACAAAAAATTGAATTGACGCAACTTTTAACCATTTATCTCATGCAAATGTAAGCTTTTATTTTTGAGGAATTCATGCAAATGTAACTTAAATATCTTTTTAATTAACGCAATTACTATATTTTTGCCGTCAATTGAAATAAAATTCTTAAAAATTCTTCTCATAGTACCAGACTGACTCTAATTACAAAATGGCTGCAGTCGCAGATTGTGATTACTATTTTGACATGATGTACTACTTGCCCTTCTTCAACATTCTTATATCCTGGACTGAGTAATGATCTCTCGATGGCTGCAACTGCAGATTGTGATCACTTGTTTGACATGGCGTACTACGTGCCCTTTTTAACATTCTTAATCCTCAACCTAAAAATGGTTTCTCGAAACCTCTATTGTTACTTCTTAAACTCCTCCCACAGTAGTCTCTATCTGAAGTGTTTTTTTCAAGGCGATTATGTAGTTCAAGTGTTCAACCTTTGTTTAATTTGGTCGATGGCACTGATGATGACGGAATCAAGTCTATGTCTACCATTTCAAGTGAGAGTGATGTCCATAATGCTAAAGGCAACAAAATTGCATAGGTAATCAAGGTATTGGACCTAATGCTGGATGTGGTGCCATGTCCACGGGAATCTGTCCGTTCGTGCCAGTAAGGCTAGTTTCTCACTTAGTCACAGT
The sequence above is drawn from the Apium graveolens cultivar Ventura chromosome 2, ASM990537v1, whole genome shotgun sequence genome and encodes:
- the LOC141705530 gene encoding vascular-related unknown protein 4-like is translated as MDTSFASKENLSEDEDSEESGWTSYFDEFFANQKKEQYSSNFQVSDAASGVVDQKKFSESGRLVQSTSTLTKLSKTLDFKKRSKEILYDDSLEDTASSPVNSPKIMQVEGGIPDLRLDGRLDEKTGGVVKEGEGNDCRALKKPGLCLFSMSMTRS